The window AGTAAAAATACCTCAAGCAACTATAACAGAAGAACAAGACCGTCTTAGAAACAAGTTTCACCAAAACTTCACAAAGGACATGCAATAGTTTGAAATCCAAAAAACAATATCTAACAAGTATCCATCAGATCActttatttacattttaaaattatctttgGCATGTGCATATTGCTCGTTGATCTTTAACAGTTTAAAAAGCAATCACAAATGGTGTTCCCTTTTATACATTCTTTAGTTACAGTTTCATACAACAATGAAGATAAGATGAGCTAAAAGCTCAGTTTTAGCAATAGAGATAACCATACACTTAGCACAAGGTACACCACATTCATAGGTAGTGCATCTCCTAGGTGCAAATCCTACATTTAAAGTGGCACGCAATATTGGGATGACGTAAACTAGAAATGTGGACTAATAGTTTTGATTAGAAATGGTTTCATTTAGGTTTCAATGGCCACGTGAAAAGCTTCATTATGTTCTCATAGTACCTTAATATTCTTTAAAGACCAATGGAAGTTAAAGGCATTTCTATATTAGATATAAGCAAAGTAAttgaaatcaacaagaaaaGTAACAAAATTACATGACTTGCATAACTCCTGTTGGCTTTAGCCATCGATCTCGAGCGCATATCACAGAATCAGACATGGACTCACGCAGTAGGAAGTACCCCATCCACTCTGATATAATAACATCAACTGCTCATACAAATATCAACACTCATTATATGAAATTGTACATGTCAAAATTGAAGGGGTAGACTACAAAATGAGAAATCACAACCTTTTTCTGGAAGAGTAACATCTTCCATGGAGCCTTCAATGACTTCAACAATGCCCTCAAGGCCATTCGCTTTAACAAGAAGACAAGCATGCTCATACATCTTTGTAGCTTCCACCGCATAGACTTTTCATGCACCTGCTTGTGCAGACCAAATTGCAAGAATACTACTCCCGGTTCCAACATCCAACACAGTCTACATCCACCTCAAAAAAGATTACTAATAGTAcgtttaatatcaactttaagattaaactaaaaagttaaaaaaaatataatggtaaggaaattatgatattatgtcGTCTCTTATTTATGTTCAAATATgtaatattatacataatttcattttttatatatatatagataaacttgtgttttaatattataatggtACTAATGTAATCTGTCTGTTTATTTATTGTTGTTACTTTAACTTTagttaatagtattaaataatgTGTTTATAAAAGTTCctttcataaacatttattaATGTAAATTGGTAACTATACATCacataaatcataataaattGTATTATATTAATGGCCAAAAGTTAGATAATTTTGCcagttaaattaaaaaaaaaaaaacaaaaacattgcATTTAGAACTTTGAATATTAATcgataattaaaacataatttttgaaaaCTTGACTAggtataaaacacacatcaaaTT of the Amaranthus tricolor cultivar Red isolate AtriRed21 chromosome 6, ASM2621246v1, whole genome shotgun sequence genome contains:
- the LOC130815024 gene encoding protein arginine N-methyltransferase PRMT10-like, whose translation is MYEHACLLVKANGLEGIVEVIEGSMEDVTLPEKVDVIISEWMGYFLLRESMSDSVICARDRWLKPTGVMQVINAFNFHWSLKNIKSTFLVYVIPILRATLNVGFAPRRCTTYECGVPCAKWFTLPPILSVNLTLSAFMSPEIIIGSDFRLIINEFKEEFIGTAAIVKEIDCLMSTERRESPATSEIELTTAPSVQNGTHWGDRPALVVLKISLVAQGSGKLE